In Haliscomenobacter hydrossis DSM 1100, the DNA window GTTATGGACAACACTCCAGGCAACGGATCAGTTATCGACTGTGCCGGGGTTTGGACTTATGGCTTGTTTGACGGCAGAGATACGGAAACCACCACAGATGACGTGGTCATCTGCTGGGGTAAAGTAACCGCTGAAGACAAAACCGCACCTGCGCTGATCTGTCCTCCTGCTGACATCACTTTGGATTGCTACGATGTCAACTATGTGTTGAACGAAAGACGCACCATTGGTAACGTAGGTGACGATCTTCGCTCTCCACGTCCTGCAGCCAATGCCACGGACGGTCGCACCATCAACAACGCCGAAGGTGTTGCTGGAACGGGCGACAATTGCCAGTTGGGTTTGAACCCTCCCGGCTTGGTTGATGACAACTACAAAAACCTGGGTTATGCGTATTACAAAGACAACTGCTACAACTGCGGTTGCCGGGTAACTTTGAAGTGGACGGACAAAGTAGTGTTCTACTCTTGTACCGACATCGAGTTTACGCGTGATGGCTACTACGCCAAAATCGAGCGCGAATGGGTAGCTACGGATTGCAACGGCATGCGTGCTGATGCTTACATCCAGGACATCTTCTTCACTCGCCCCGACCTGGATGATTTCGTATTCAGCATTGGTGCTCCTGCTAACCGTCCGGTAACAGGCAAAACTGGTGTTGCTGCTGGCACTCCTGGCTACGATTGGGTAGTTGAGTACCAGTCTTGTACTCCTGACAAGAGCCTGATCCTGCATGACGATGTTACGCCATACGACCTGAGCTATTTCCACATTGGTGGTGGTGTTAACACCCGTAGAATCTACATCGACAAACTGGAGTGCAACTACTCTGTATCGATCAAAGACACTGAGTTCCCCATTTGTGGCGGCAAAGGGGTGAAGATCGATCGCGAATTGTATGTATTTGACTGGTGTGCCGGTAAAATCGTAGATACCTTCCACATTCTGATCAAAATTGGTGACTTTGAGGCACCAAAGGCGACTTATGCACACCATGCACCTTATGTGATCTCCACGGGTCCAATGGATTGCACGGCGGCATTCCCCGTAAATGTTGTGGGCATCAAGAGCGCCTTTGGCGTAGAGATCAAAGACAACTGTACCCTGGCTAACGTCAGTGTAAGTGTATACACCAAAGACCTTTACGTAAAAGGTATTTTGGTTAACGAAGGACCAGAAAGTCCTTGGTGTACCAATCCTCCAACCACTGTACCCGCTACCACGGCTAAAGAACAGTGCTGCATCGCTTGGGCGAAGATAGATTATGCCATCATGAACAACCAGATGATTGGAGTACCAGTTGGCCGCCACGTAATGAAAATCGAGGCTTTCGACGGTTGCTACAATTCCTCTACTTTGTGCTTCGAGTTCGAAGTGAAGGACAAAATTGCACCAGTGATGAAGTGTGATGATGACCTGCACATCAGCTTGAGCAACGCCAATGGCTATGTTGATGGCTACGCTCAGGTAACTGCTGCTGACATCGATGAAGGCTCTTGGGACAACTGTAAGTTGGCTTGGATTGCGGTTCGTCGCAATGTTCCTACTTCTTGCACGGCTAGCTTCATCCTGAAAGGATACGATTCAAACGGCAACAACAAAATTGATGCTGCCCCATTTGATGATCCTAAAGATGCACCTGCCAACTGGAAATGGATCGTAGACGGCAAAGAAGTAGTGGATGGTATCGACAACAACGGCGACGGTGATATTTTTGACCGTGGAGAATTCTTTGCCACCAAAGGAGGCAAAATCATGACTCCGCTGCAAGATGCGGTTGATTTCTTCTGCTGCGATTTGGCTGAGCGCGTAACCATCGAATTGTGGGGCGCTGACACTGCTGATAATCCATACACTCAGAATATTGACGAAAGCAACTGGAACTACTGCTGGAATGATGTACTGATCGAAGATAAAGTGGCTCCAACTTGTGTGGCTCCATGGGACATCACGGTTGATTGTGATGAGAAAAACCTGGCCATCATCGAGGACAAAGTAGCTTCTGCGGCAGTATTTGGTGACGTAAGCATCACCACGGGTAGCGATTGTGCCAACCTGGATACCGTTTACACCGTGACCAAAAACCTGAAGTGTGGTTATGGCAAAATCGTACGTAGCTGGGCATTGACCAAAAATACGGTTAAAGGCCCCATCACGATCACTTGCTACCAGACCATCTGGGTTCGTCCAATTCACCAATACGACATTTGTTTCCCTAAAGACGTTGATTCTGATTGCAAAACGCCAATCATTGATACGGTTCTGACCGACGAATTGTCTTGTGACATCCTGGCGGTAAACATCACCGACAAGCGTTACGATGCTTCTGACGATGAGTGCTACAAAATCTTCCGTACTTATACCGTGATCAACTGGTGTGCTTACGACGACCGTTGTGGAGACCCAATGGCAGAAGGATCTGTTTATGTAGTTGACCGCGGCTTGTGGGGTAACTATGGCAAGAATCCAATCTACATGTTGGTTCGTGACCGCGATCGTGACCTGAATGAAGAATTCTGGTTGTCGAAAGACTTGACGCCTAACAACGGCGATGACATCTATGTACGTGGCGATGGCAACTACGGTGGTTACTCTTCTTTGGGTAGCAGCGTAACGATTTCTGAAGGCTTAATGCCATTCTGTAAGCCAGAAATCTATGCTCACCCTTACGATTACTTCCAGGATTGGGAATACTACCACTCTTTCATGTATACCCAGATCATCAAGGTATACGACGAAGTGGCACCAGTAGTAACTGCACCAAGAGATACGTTCTGCATCCGCGAAGGTGCCGATTGTTTGGCTGATGTAACGATCACCGTTGCGGCTACCGACAACTGTACCGATAAAGTGACTTTGGAAACACAGTACTTGATGGTTGCACCTGGTCAAACGACCAATGCCGGTTCGATGATTCTGTACGCCACGCCACGTTGGTCAACCAAAGATTTGGGCAATGGTCAATTCGAGATCACGGTGAAAAACTTGCCCGTAGGCACGCACGATCTGATCGTGGTGGTACGTGACGAGTGTGGTAACCTCAGCAAAGCAACCCGGATTCCATTTGTGGTTGCCGATTGCAAAGGACCAGCACCAATTTGTATCAATGGCTTGAGCACTGAACTGATGCCTAACGGCACTGGTGGTGGTATGATGGCGGTATGGGCTTCTGACTTCGTAGCTTCGGACATTTACGATTGTTATGGTCAGGGAGAAGCCAAAAACGGACCTGAAACTGGTGACCAAGTACTCGATCAACCGCGTTGGTGAGCCAGTTATCGCCAGCCAAACCGGTATCGATCTGGATTGTGATGATGTTGGCGCTCCTGTTTTGGTTGAAATTCACGCATGGGATGAGCAAGGCAATGACGACTTCTGTATCACTTTCATCGAAGTACAAGACAACCGTTCGGTTTGTCCTACTGCTAATCCTGGCAACAGTGCTACTGTAGCCGGTACAATCGCAACGGAAGGCAACGCTAACCTCCAGGGTGCAACCATCACCTTGAGTGGCCAGGCTTCCATGAGCGCTACTTCAACTGCAACTGGCGGTTATGCATTCGTTAACTTGACCAAAGGAAACGACTTCACCGTAACGCCACAATTGGACAAAAACCACCTCAACGGTGTATCTACTTTTGACCTGGTCTTGATCCAGAAGCACATCCTGAATGTACAGGCCCTGAACAGCCCATACAAAATGATTGCTGCTGACGTCAACAACTCTAAGTCAATCACTACTTTGGACTTGATTGCCCTGCGCAAGTTGATCCTCAACATCGATCAGACTTTCCAGAACAACACTTCCTGGAGATTCGTTGATGCAGCTTACAATTTCCCCAATGCCAGCAACCCATGGGCTGCTAGCTTCCCAGAAGTTGTAAACATCAACGACTTGGCTGGAAACATCAACGCTAGCTTCGTAGCAGTTAAAGTGGGTGATGTCAACGCAAGTGCTGCGGTAAGTTCTGCTGCTTCTGCTGAAGTACGTACTGCTGGTACATTGGACATCAATGCTGCTGACGCTACCTTGAAAGCTGGTACTGAGTACAGTGTAGAATTCTCTGCTGCTGACCTGAAGAACATCCAGGGTTACCAGTTCGCATTGAACCTGGACAAGAGCAAAGTTGAATTGGTAGACATCGTTTACGGTGTAGCCAAAGCTGAAAACTTCGGTGTATTTACCAATGAAGGAGTGATCACCACTTCCTGGAATGGTGAAGCGAAGCAAGGTGCTTTGTTCACTTTGGTACTTCGTGCCAAAGCTGACGCTCAACTGAGCAGCGCACTGAGCCTGAACCGCATCGTTTCTGCCGAAGCCTACAGCGCAAGCAACGACCAACTGAATGTTGCCCTGAAGTTCAGCGGTGCTGCGGTTGCCAATGGTTTTGAACTGAAGCAAAACACGCCTAACCCATTCAACGGGGAGACGATGATCAGCTTCAACTTGCCAAAAGCTGCTGCTGCTACTTTGACCATCAGCGATGTAACCGGTCGGGTACTGAAAAGCATCCGTGCTGACTACGCAAAAGGTTTCAACCAAGTTATCCTCAAGGCCACTGATTTGAACGCTTCTGGTGTGTTGTACTACACTTTGGAAGCTGACGATTTCACTGCTACCAAGAAGATGATTATTGTTGAATAATCGGTACAACCCATGATTTCAATCATGGGTGAGGACCAAACGGAGAGGGCAGTGCAATTGCACTGCCCTTTTCTGTTTTATTATTTAGAATTTCTCTTTTTTTTTCAAATTTTCATTACCTTCGCAATGGTTTAAAGTTTCTCGATTAGGAACTTATATAATCCCATGATATGAAACAAACTATTCAAGTACTCCTTTGCTGGGCAGTGACATTCCTATGCTTGCCCCTTGGTAATGCTCAAACGCTTACCCGTATTTCTGTAAGTAAAGATACCCTTCCAACTGGCGCAAAAACTTATGTTGCCAACGTTAAAGTTGCTGGCTTCAAAAAGATTATTGGTGCATCCTTTGCCGTGGCATGGGATTCGGCAGTAATTGAATTTGATTCGATTGGCAACTTTGGTCTCCCACTGAGCAAAGACGACCATTTTGGGTATTTGAACACCAAAAATGGCGTTTTGCGATTTCTCTGGCAAGAAAGTTTCAGTGGACTTACCTTGAAAGATAACACTACACTTTTTTCCATTTATTATAAGATTATCGGGAAACCAGGTTCTAAAAGCCCGATCTCTTTTGTCAATATCGCAACGTCGCCTACCTTGGAAAAGGAGATCATCGACACCACGTTTGCTACCGTAAATACAGAATATCAGGATGGTTTGGTGCTCATCAAATCACTGACTAGCCCATCTGTTTTTGCCAACGACCCTAATAAATTTCGGATCAACAAAGCCTATCCTAATCCATTCAACACTCAACTTACCATGGAGTTTAGCCTCAGCGAGGCAGGGCCTGTGGGCATTGAAGTCGTGGATGTATTGGGCAGGGTTGTCCATACTGAGCAACGCTCTTTTTTAGCCGGTAAACAAGAGTTATTATTGCCTAAATCAGTCTTTCCTTCCCCGGGCAATTACTATGTCCGCATGTACCAGGGAACATCATTTACTTTGCAACCAGTGATTTTACTGCAATAATCATTAACTCACTTTATCCCAAATTCCGACAAAGATGAAACCGATTATTACACACCTGCTCCGTGGGGTGAAGATAGGGTCAATAATTTTTGTATTGCTGGCCGCTATCTCTCCACTACAAGCATTTTCAAACAACTCGCCTTCAAGCATTGGCGATGCTGCATTGCCCATCGAAATCATTCCTGTCAATGCAGCAGCGATGATGGGTTTTTCAATCTCTATCACGAACGCAACCGTCCAGAAAGGGGGGGAGTTTTGTGCTCAGGTTAAAGTGGCAGGGTTTGTAGACATTACCGGGCTTGAATTTCTCTTGAAATTTGACTCCACACGATTGACCTTTAAAGAAGTGAAAAACTTCAACCTTCCTGGATTGACCGCAGGGAGCATGGGGCTTCCCGGTGCAGGGAATAACCCAACAGGGACCTTAAAGGCTGCATGGTTTGACAATAACGTTACCGGGATTACTTTAGCAGATGGTACCGCTATTTTTGACATTTGTTTTACAACGGTCAATCTAGACGTTACTACCAATATCCGCTTTGTGTACAATGAAGTGGTAAACAAGAACGACCAAAATGTTGCCATCAATACCAGCGCACCACAATCCGTAATCACCATTGGTGCAGGGGGTAATGGTGGTGGTGGAACAGGGGGCGTTCTGGCATTAGACCTTACCGACGCGACGGCGACGGCGGCCAACCAGGAGGTTTGTATCAAAGCCAATGTTGTTTCTGGTTTTACCAACCTGAAAAGCGCACAATTCACCATCAACTACAATACGACCCAATTGAATTTCAGTTCGGTAAAGAACTTTAATTTAGCGGGTTTAACCCAGGCTTCGTTTACAACAACGACTCCTGGAACCATTGCTGTAAATTGGACCAGCAGCACTCCAGCTACGGGACATTCCCTGGCGAATGGTGTTGCGATGGTTGACCTCTGTTTTACGGGCAAATCGGCAGGGATCAGCTCAACGGTTTCTTTTGCGGGAGCTGCACAAATTCAAAACAAAGATAACCAAGCTGTAACCCTTAACGGGACAACGGGGGTGATTACGGTAAATGCTGCGCCTACTACTGGCCCCGCGACCTTCGATATCACCGATGTTACCGCAACTGGTGTTGGGCAGCAGGCGTGCCAAAAGGTCAACGTGACCAACTTTACGAATTTGTTGAGTACAGAGTACACGATTACCTACAATACCACTCAACTGGATTTTGCATCCGTACGCAATTTCAATTTGGATGGATTGGTGGACGCCAGCTTCAGCAAGCCGGGTGTAGGTGGTACCCCACTTGGCTCACTTAAGGTGTCCTGGAATGATCCACAGGTAAACGCAGGTGTATCGGTACCCAATGGCACAACTATTTTTGAAGTATGTTTTACCACTAAGCTGAACAACATTACTTCTACTGTAACTTTTGGAGCCAACAAGGAAGTCTTCAACAAAGACCAACAGGAAGTAACTTTTGTCGGACAAGCCGGAACGGTTACTGTCGGAACAGGAGGTACTGGTGGGCCAAGTAATTTCGTTTTGGACCTCAGTGATGCAACAGTACCTGCAACCAACCAGGAAGTATGCATCAAGGTCAATGCGAATGGCGGTTTTACCAATATAAATGGTTTAGAATTTACACTCAATTACAATTCCACCCAGTTGGATTTTTCGGCTGTGAAGAATTTTAACCTGAGTGGTCTGACTGATGCTGCATTTGGTTTTCCAGGTGTAGGGGGTAATCCAGTAGGAAGCATAAAGGTAGCCTGGTTTGATCAAAATGCAACTGGAGTCAGCGTTGCAAATGGCATTGCCATTTTTGATGTATGCTTCAAAGCTAAGCTACCCAACATCACCTCAACGGTTACTTTTGCAACCTCCCCTCCTCCAGAAGCAATCGACAAAGACAATACTCAACTTCCTTTTACCGGAACATCTGGACAGATTACGGTAGGTGGAACCACCAATACGACCGATTTGGTGCTCAAAGTTGGCAGTGCTACCGGAGCAACCAACTCAGACGTTTGTCTCGACCTGACCACCACCAATTTCAAGACTGTAATCGGAATGGAGTACCAGATTAAATTTGATCCGGCATTCCTGACGCACAAATCATTTGACAACATCAATGCTGGCCTACGAGGTTTCAACACATCAGGTATCAATGTCAACAATACCTCGGGTACTATTTTCGTGGTCTGGGTAGATGAACAACTTGAAGTCGGCGTTACCTTGCCGGACAACGCCGTGATCATGCGGATGTGTTTCACCATCAAAGGAACCACCGGTTCTTCAATTGTTGGCATCGATAAAACCAAAACCGTTGAGCTGACCGATGTGGATGAAGAAGGAATTCCCACCCAAACTCAAGACGGTACAGTTACCATTGGAGCAGCCAATGCTCCTACCATTGTATCTCCAGCCGTGATCACCAACGTACCTTGTTTTGGGGAAAGTAAAGGATCCATCAACATCGAAGTAAGAGGAGGAACAGGGAGCTATTCCTACAAATGGAGCAACAATGCCACTACGCAAGACCTCAGCAATCTCGCCGCAGGTTCCTATAGTGTTACCGTTACCGATTTGGGGAACACAGCGACCGTCATCGGAAACTTTACCGTGACCCAGCCCAGTGCAGCATTGGCCATTACAGGAATCACCAAAACCGATGCGGCTTGTTTTGGTCAGGCTAGCGGAGCACTTAATGCCGCGGTTACGGGAGGAACTACCCCCCTTGCCTATGCATGGAGTGGCAACCTGGCTGCAATCGCCAACCCGACGAATGTACCCGCAGGCAATTATACCCTGACCGTTACCGATGCCAACGGCTGTAGAGCGGTATCTAACCCTACCGCAGTTGCCCAACCCGCTACTGCACTCAATGCCACGACCAGCACACTACCCGCTAAATGCGATGGAGCAGCAACCGGCTCGGCAACCATTACCGCCACCGGAGGCACTTCTCCTTACACCTATAAATGGGCTACCAACCAAACCACCAACCAACTGAGCAATATTGCCCCTGGAATTTACGGATTTACCGTTACGGACGCCAAAAACTGTACCTTCTCCGGCTCAGTAACAGTGACCCAAGAACAAAGTGTACGAATCACTTCAATTGATCCGGTTAACTTTGATCAAAACCAGACCAACGGCGCAGTAAATATTGCCATCGCTGGAGGTGTTGCACCTTATAAGTACGGTTGGACTGGTCCAGGCAATTTCGCTGCAACCACCGAAGACATCAATAACCTGGGTACTGCCGGTGAATACTGCGTTACGGTTACGGACAATGTAGGTTGTAATACAACCATGTGTGCCAACATCGTTCAGCGCTTAAAAGTCAACCTTACGGTAACTGAAGCTTGTTTTGGACAGGCTACCGGGGGCGTGAGTTTGCAAGCTACCGGGGGCGTGGGGCCTTACACCTACAAGTGGAGTGCCAACAACGCTACAACCCAAAACATCAGCAGCATTGCCGCAGGAAACTATAACGTAACCGTAACGGATAGTCAGAACAATACCGTTACCGGCAACGCGACTGTTCCTGCGCTCACCGAAATAAAAATTAGCCGCACCATCACCGATGTCAATTTTGTGGGTGGAGCCAATGGTGCAGTTGCCTTAACGGTTACGGGAGGAAAACCTGGCTATACTTACAAGTGGAACAACAACAGCACTGCTGCCAGTTTGTCCGGCCTCGTTGTCGGAGAATATTGTGTAACGATAACCGATTTGGTGGGCTGTACTGCAACCGGGTGTTTCAAGGTAGAACTTGTACTTGCCCCACTCTCCGTAGGAACCGACATTACCAACAATCTTTGTAATGGCCAAAATACCGGGATTGCCCGCCTACAGGTTTCTGGTGGTGTGGGACCCTATGTACTGGCCTTCAACAATGGACAACCAGAAAACCTGCTGGCTGGTGCTTTCGAACGCAAAAACCTGGCAGCAGGAACGTATACCTATAAAGTTACAGATTCAAGAAATACCGTAATTGATGGTTCCATCACGGTGACGCAACCCGCTCCGCTGGCGATTTCTTCTTTTGCCCTGCGGCACGATTCCGAAGAACCAGGTTGTACGGGCAGCATCGCACTATCGATAACAGGTGGAACCCCCGGATACCAGGTGTCCTGGAACTCACCTAACGTTGGTTTCCAAATCATCAATTTGTGTGAAGGCAACTTTATTCCTTCCGTTATTGATGCCAATGGATGCCGCAAAACGTTTGAACCCATTGCCTTGACCTCTTTTACCCTGAGTACAGCAGTGAAAAACACCAGTTGCCCAGAAGACCAGGATGGAGGAATCGACCTGACCCTTGTTGGAGGATCGGCCCCCTATCGTTACGCCTGGCTGAGTGCACGTGGAGATACCTTGTCCAAGGCTCAAGATTTGGTCGATATCGCTGCCGGAGTATACCGACTGGTGGTGAGAGAAAATTCAGGGAACCGCATTGAAAGACAAATTACGGTTACTACTGCATCCAGACTGACCGCTAGTGTACAAATCCTCTCCAGCTTTAATGGCTTTGCGGTAAGTTGTCCTGCGGCCAAAGATGGTTCAGTTCGTGCCTTAGGTTTAAATGGCGGAGGGAATGGATATGTTTACGAATGGTTGCAAAACAACACCTTGGTGGCAGCCACACAAAACCTTAACAATGCTGGTGCCGGATTATATACAGTGCGTATTACCGACGGCCTGGGTTGTAGTGTAGAAGAAGAAGTGGAGTTGTTGGCTCCGGATAGTCTGGATATAGAAGCCTTCGTCACCGATGTATCATGTATCGGTAGCCGGGATGGTGAAATTACCGCGCAAGTAGCCGGTGGCGTAACCGGTGGTCGCTTTACCTATGCCTGGAACAATGGCCGTAGTACACCAAGGGTGTCTGGACTGGTCAAAGGATCGTATACCATCACGGTGACAGATCGGAACAACTGTACGCTGATCAAATCGTACGAAGTAAAAGAGCCTACTGCTGTTTCCGTACAATTGCAGAGCATCAACGCTACCGAAG includes these proteins:
- a CDS encoding T9SS type A sorting domain-containing protein translates to MTKYSINRVGEPVIASQTGIDLDCDDVGAPVLVEIHAWDEQGNDDFCITFIEVQDNRSVCPTANPGNSATVAGTIATEGNANLQGATITLSGQASMSATSTATGGYAFVNLTKGNDFTVTPQLDKNHLNGVSTFDLVLIQKHILNVQALNSPYKMIAADVNNSKSITTLDLIALRKLILNIDQTFQNNTSWRFVDAAYNFPNASNPWAASFPEVVNINDLAGNINASFVAVKVGDVNASAAVSSAASAEVRTAGTLDINAADATLKAGTEYSVEFSAADLKNIQGYQFALNLDKSKVELVDIVYGVAKAENFGVFTNEGVITTSWNGEAKQGALFTLVLRAKADAQLSSALSLNRIVSAEAYSASNDQLNVALKFSGAAVANGFELKQNTPNPFNGETMISFNLPKAAAATLTISDVTGRVLKSIRADYAKGFNQVILKATDLNASGVLYYTLEADDFTATKKMIIVE
- a CDS encoding T9SS type A sorting domain-containing protein; this translates as MKQTIQVLLCWAVTFLCLPLGNAQTLTRISVSKDTLPTGAKTYVANVKVAGFKKIIGASFAVAWDSAVIEFDSIGNFGLPLSKDDHFGYLNTKNGVLRFLWQESFSGLTLKDNTTLFSIYYKIIGKPGSKSPISFVNIATSPTLEKEIIDTTFATVNTEYQDGLVLIKSLTSPSVFANDPNKFRINKAYPNPFNTQLTMEFSLSEAGPVGIEVVDVLGRVVHTEQRSFLAGKQELLLPKSVFPSPGNYYVRMYQGTSFTLQPVILLQ
- a CDS encoding gliding motility-associated C-terminal domain-containing protein → MKPIITHLLRGVKIGSIIFVLLAAISPLQAFSNNSPSSIGDAALPIEIIPVNAAAMMGFSISITNATVQKGGEFCAQVKVAGFVDITGLEFLLKFDSTRLTFKEVKNFNLPGLTAGSMGLPGAGNNPTGTLKAAWFDNNVTGITLADGTAIFDICFTTVNLDVTTNIRFVYNEVVNKNDQNVAINTSAPQSVITIGAGGNGGGGTGGVLALDLTDATATAANQEVCIKANVVSGFTNLKSAQFTINYNTTQLNFSSVKNFNLAGLTQASFTTTTPGTIAVNWTSSTPATGHSLANGVAMVDLCFTGKSAGISSTVSFAGAAQIQNKDNQAVTLNGTTGVITVNAAPTTGPATFDITDVTATGVGQQACQKVNVTNFTNLLSTEYTITYNTTQLDFASVRNFNLDGLVDASFSKPGVGGTPLGSLKVSWNDPQVNAGVSVPNGTTIFEVCFTTKLNNITSTVTFGANKEVFNKDQQEVTFVGQAGTVTVGTGGTGGPSNFVLDLSDATVPATNQEVCIKVNANGGFTNINGLEFTLNYNSTQLDFSAVKNFNLSGLTDAAFGFPGVGGNPVGSIKVAWFDQNATGVSVANGIAIFDVCFKAKLPNITSTVTFATSPPPEAIDKDNTQLPFTGTSGQITVGGTTNTTDLVLKVGSATGATNSDVCLDLTTTNFKTVIGMEYQIKFDPAFLTHKSFDNINAGLRGFNTSGINVNNTSGTIFVVWVDEQLEVGVTLPDNAVIMRMCFTIKGTTGSSIVGIDKTKTVELTDVDEEGIPTQTQDGTVTIGAANAPTIVSPAVITNVPCFGESKGSINIEVRGGTGSYSYKWSNNATTQDLSNLAAGSYSVTVTDLGNTATVIGNFTVTQPSAALAITGITKTDAACFGQASGALNAAVTGGTTPLAYAWSGNLAAIANPTNVPAGNYTLTVTDANGCRAVSNPTAVAQPATALNATTSTLPAKCDGAATGSATITATGGTSPYTYKWATNQTTNQLSNIAPGIYGFTVTDAKNCTFSGSVTVTQEQSVRITSIDPVNFDQNQTNGAVNIAIAGGVAPYKYGWTGPGNFAATTEDINNLGTAGEYCVTVTDNVGCNTTMCANIVQRLKVNLTVTEACFGQATGGVSLQATGGVGPYTYKWSANNATTQNISSIAAGNYNVTVTDSQNNTVTGNATVPALTEIKISRTITDVNFVGGANGAVALTVTGGKPGYTYKWNNNSTAASLSGLVVGEYCVTITDLVGCTATGCFKVELVLAPLSVGTDITNNLCNGQNTGIARLQVSGGVGPYVLAFNNGQPENLLAGAFERKNLAAGTYTYKVTDSRNTVIDGSITVTQPAPLAISSFALRHDSEEPGCTGSIALSITGGTPGYQVSWNSPNVGFQIINLCEGNFIPSVIDANGCRKTFEPIALTSFTLSTAVKNTSCPEDQDGGIDLTLVGGSAPYRYAWLSARGDTLSKAQDLVDIAAGVYRLVVRENSGNRIERQITVTTASRLTASVQILSSFNGFAVSCPAAKDGSVRALGLNGGGNGYVYEWLQNNTLVAATQNLNNAGAGLYTVRITDGLGCSVEEEVELLAPDSLDIEAFVTDVSCIGSRDGEITAQVAGGVTGGRFTYAWNNGRSTPRVSGLVKGSYTITVTDRNNCTLIKSYEVKEPTAVSVQLQSINATEGCNGQALAVATGGVKPYSYRWNAPVTSSDSIVRSLCPGDYFVQVTDARGCKSTPEVSAVLVKDRRLPCMDIRSVISPDGDGSNEEFLINCIQEFPGNRLFIYNRWGQLVFQAENYNNDWNGVTQSGEPLPEGAYYYILEYKNSDGKDIQAKGSITLLRDK